In Pseudoalteromonas sp. MM1, a single window of DNA contains:
- a CDS encoding TolC family protein, translating to MVYFKKRSTVLLLALSCTLAACSSQPSYTGNSTEQSLKQHANWQYTQDDATEVSYITDLVNIAGLDSLIEQAVANNPSFNQVHVALKLAYAQRDVTAASQWFSVDADFDAQRNETTGTQYSSSLGVSWEADVWQKIADNVAAQDMIIASNQATYQSAKDTLVASVIRTYLNIILQQDLLNIEQQRLTVLENNEQSIVERYQYGLGDLEALDTARTDTLSTRATIADYQEQIAQAKRALVLLVGVDKLENLPTTSVFPEVVEPLSALPEQDLARRPDLQSAYYNIQSKRYLVDVAYKDLLPSITLSASLSDLATTPSQALLTSPVWNLLGSLSAPLFQGGALRAQVDIAKLNAEQAFWEYQDTLLSAVNEVENALGQEQSLTQQQLQISKALASAKRSFSNYQSKYQQGLVDILDLLTVQQQVYDLQAQLSQINYTLLTNRIDLGLALGLGVSS from the coding sequence ATGGTTTATTTTAAAAAGCGCTCAACGGTTTTATTGCTTGCACTTAGCTGTACGCTTGCTGCGTGTAGTAGCCAGCCAAGCTATACAGGTAATAGCACCGAGCAATCGCTAAAGCAGCATGCAAATTGGCAATACACACAAGATGATGCAACCGAGGTAAGTTATATCACTGATTTAGTGAATATAGCGGGACTTGATTCGCTTATTGAGCAAGCCGTTGCAAATAACCCTTCATTTAACCAAGTGCATGTAGCGCTAAAACTTGCTTATGCGCAGCGCGATGTTACCGCAGCAAGCCAGTGGTTTAGTGTAGATGCCGATTTTGACGCTCAGCGTAACGAAACAACCGGCACACAGTACAGCTCATCACTAGGGGTTAGCTGGGAAGCCGACGTATGGCAAAAAATTGCTGATAACGTTGCCGCGCAAGACATGATCATAGCTAGTAATCAAGCCACTTACCAAAGCGCTAAAGACACCTTAGTAGCCAGCGTGATACGCACGTATTTAAACATTATTTTACAGCAAGATTTGCTTAACATAGAGCAGCAGCGTTTAACGGTTTTAGAAAATAACGAGCAAAGTATTGTTGAGCGTTACCAATACGGCTTAGGCGATTTAGAAGCCCTTGATACCGCCCGCACCGATACGTTATCGACCCGTGCCACTATTGCCGATTACCAAGAGCAAATAGCACAAGCTAAACGTGCTTTAGTATTATTAGTGGGCGTTGATAAGCTTGAAAACTTACCTACTACCTCTGTTTTCCCCGAGGTTGTTGAGCCATTAAGCGCATTACCAGAGCAAGATTTAGCGCGTCGCCCAGACCTACAAAGTGCCTATTACAATATTCAATCTAAACGTTATTTAGTTGATGTAGCTTACAAAGATTTACTGCCAAGCATTACGCTTTCGGCATCGCTTAGTGATTTAGCAACGACACCAAGCCAAGCGTTATTAACCAGCCCAGTTTGGAACTTATTAGGAAGCTTAAGTGCGCCATTGTTTCAAGGTGGAGCATTGCGTGCACAAGTTGATATTGCAAAATTAAATGCCGAACAAGCGTTTTGGGAATATCAAGACACCTTATTAAGCGCCGTAAACGAAGTAGAGAATGCGCTAGGCCAAGAGCAATCATTAACCCAGCAGCAGCTACAAATTAGCAAAGCGCTTGCCAGTGCTAAGCGCAGTTTTAGCAACTATCAAAGCAAATACCAGCAAGGGTTGGTTGATATTTTAGACCTACTAACCGTGCAGCAACAGGTATACGACCTACAAGCTCAGCTTAGCCAAATAAATTACACCCTTTTAACTAACCGTATAGATTTAGGCCTTGCCTTGGGCCTTGGAGTATCGTCATGA
- a CDS encoding cadherin-like domain-containing protein yields MNKLIKFTPILCALALAGCGGGSGNTAPQFAQPNLSFTVNEDTSFTAQVTATDDDVLSYTLANAPSNGTIAVEANGAFTYTPFSNYYGEDTATISASDGNLTANVVVRFSVENVNDAPQLLTTNVFVTSSTTTQGIITTQDLDGDTVTISLITPPSNGVMSINSTTGEFTYEAQTLSSIDEQFEISYTDGLISEPLTAIISLSPSYVTNEDKLNYYYSSSLSHLKQADELSANIADELSRYDIYATQAAAYARAGFLDTANDYLALINEQTARSSALKDVAQALDEIGQTEQANDYRVQAVAAYNQYLADKGFDNIASSDASALYSLVKSYLDADQVSQASNLLNTISLYAEQVREDEYTSSYGYFLNSVRLSIDDALQSYAQSLDESDLTQAKLLANNYAQLALKTGYRLVRSGEYEGQPYEQYKTLHGAWAAQYLYRAGEFEASKDYTNQVLAMYGSTGFDSNYAYSASPYSAATLDNYTYPIQFLAGLIEGLYQSDENPAITLSDSETDINNAQEQVYGFNIANRLLAGEDITSAAAQARSFFTENGDYNEFFRALTELDNVPGTGLILSEAGRNDLAQQVFTYAGDFLASDEYISKESSTTFLTGFKGCKSLVSLTARVGGDTANAANKCLTILNTLNDGDIRTLSNSSSITAHNQVIVSLIEGGLAEQVAGVHNQLLSYIALDEDTEDRFEARLETLGYLVNANQASLASTTLNNAITEITPVLNELTSDQLETILAAVKAEVIGLEEAQTGEFLRYSMLSSMGSNAANISDFSANYSNAKTQASTLLNTLEPLILGFADTIIADNMEDLVNSFTLINDISKAQSLISNGVNGEADQLELYIGMTNLVASRDDFRGIAIASVDTDHDGLPNFFLPNTSDEDIALAGLIADQDADNDGVIDSEDTTPLGI; encoded by the coding sequence ATGAACAAGCTAATTAAGTTTACCCCAATATTATGCGCCCTTGCTTTAGCTGGCTGTGGTGGAGGCTCTGGCAACACAGCTCCGCAGTTTGCACAACCTAATTTAAGCTTTACTGTAAACGAAGACACTTCATTTACTGCTCAAGTAACAGCCACCGACGACGATGTACTTAGCTACACATTAGCTAATGCACCCAGTAACGGCACTATAGCAGTAGAAGCAAATGGAGCGTTTACGTATACGCCTTTTAGTAATTACTATGGCGAAGATACCGCGACCATTAGCGCAAGCGATGGCAACTTAACAGCAAATGTTGTGGTACGCTTTAGCGTAGAAAATGTTAATGATGCCCCGCAGTTACTAACCACTAACGTGTTTGTTACCTCTTCAACCACCACGCAAGGGATTATTACTACGCAAGATTTAGATGGTGACACCGTAACTATTAGCTTAATTACACCACCGAGTAATGGCGTAATGAGCATAAATAGCACCACGGGTGAATTTACCTATGAAGCGCAAACTTTAAGCAGCATTGATGAGCAATTTGAAATTAGTTACACAGATGGTCTAATTAGCGAGCCATTAACTGCAATTATTTCGTTAAGCCCTTCTTATGTAACTAACGAAGACAAACTTAATTATTACTACAGTTCTAGCCTATCTCATCTAAAACAAGCAGATGAGCTAAGCGCAAATATTGCTGACGAACTGTCTCGTTACGATATATACGCAACCCAAGCTGCGGCCTATGCGCGTGCAGGATTTTTAGATACTGCTAACGACTATTTAGCGCTTATAAACGAGCAAACGGCGCGTTCTTCAGCACTAAAAGATGTGGCACAAGCACTTGATGAAATAGGCCAAACAGAGCAAGCAAACGATTACCGCGTCCAAGCGGTAGCGGCCTACAACCAATACTTAGCTGATAAAGGTTTCGATAACATTGCCTCATCAGACGCATCAGCACTTTACTCTTTAGTAAAAAGCTACCTAGACGCCGATCAAGTCTCGCAAGCAAGTAATTTGTTGAATACAATTTCGTTATACGCTGAGCAAGTACGCGAAGACGAATACACATCAAGCTATGGCTACTTTTTAAATAGCGTACGCTTATCAATAGATGATGCCCTACAAAGCTATGCACAAAGCTTAGATGAAAGCGATTTAACTCAAGCCAAATTACTTGCCAATAACTATGCGCAACTTGCACTAAAAACGGGTTACAGACTAGTACGTAGCGGCGAATACGAAGGCCAACCATACGAGCAATACAAAACGTTGCACGGGGCTTGGGCTGCGCAATACCTTTATAGAGCTGGCGAATTTGAAGCATCAAAAGATTACACTAACCAAGTCCTTGCTATGTATGGCTCTACCGGCTTCGATAGTAACTACGCCTACTCAGCGTCGCCATACAGCGCCGCTACATTAGATAACTACACTTACCCTATTCAATTTTTAGCAGGCTTAATTGAAGGCTTATACCAAAGCGACGAAAACCCAGCAATAACGCTGTCAGACAGCGAAACCGATATAAACAACGCGCAAGAGCAAGTATATGGATTTAATATAGCTAACCGCCTACTTGCCGGTGAAGATATAACAAGTGCCGCTGCACAAGCTCGCAGCTTTTTTACTGAAAATGGCGATTACAACGAATTTTTTAGAGCACTTACCGAACTTGATAACGTCCCAGGCACAGGTCTAATTTTAAGTGAAGCCGGCAGAAACGACTTAGCACAGCAAGTATTTACCTATGCGGGCGACTTTTTAGCCTCTGATGAATACATTAGCAAAGAGTCATCAACCACGTTTTTAACGGGTTTTAAAGGCTGTAAGTCATTAGTAAGCTTAACAGCGCGAGTTGGTGGCGATACAGCAAATGCAGCAAATAAATGTTTAACCATACTGAATACGCTTAATGATGGCGACATACGCACGCTAAGTAATAGCTCATCAATTACGGCGCATAATCAAGTAATAGTATCGCTTATTGAAGGCGGCTTAGCGGAGCAAGTAGCCGGTGTACACAATCAACTACTTAGCTATATTGCACTAGATGAAGATACCGAAGACAGATTTGAAGCGCGCCTAGAAACCTTAGGTTACTTAGTTAATGCAAACCAAGCATCGCTTGCAAGCACCACTTTAAATAATGCGATTACAGAAATAACACCGGTGTTAAATGAGTTAACAAGCGATCAGTTAGAAACTATTTTAGCCGCTGTTAAAGCCGAAGTAATTGGTTTAGAAGAAGCTCAAACAGGTGAATTTTTACGTTATTCTATGCTTTCAAGTATGGGGTCAAACGCAGCGAACATTAGCGACTTCTCAGCAAATTATAGTAATGCAAAAACGCAAGCTAGCACGCTTTTAAATACGCTTGAGCCACTTATTTTGGGCTTTGCCGATACAATTATTGCCGACAACATGGAAGACTTAGTTAACAGTTTTACGTTAATTAACGATATTAGCAAAGCACAAAGCTTAATTAGTAACGGGGTTAATGGCGAGGCTGATCAGCTTGAGCTTTACATAGGTATGACCAACTTAGTCGCCTCTCGCGATGACTTTAGAGGCATAGCGATAGCAAGCGTAGATACCGACCACGACGGCCTACCTAACTTCTTTTTACCTAACACCAGCGATGAAGACATAGCCTTAGCAGGATTAATTGCCGACCAAGATGCCGATAACGATGGCGTCATTGATAGCGAAGACACTACCCCACTAGGTATTTAA
- a CDS encoding porin has translation MQTPTTLACLLLLSQGVYAAEQQQQTEPKPQPCNELKDEQKERCEALEHIEVKGQYIGIEVPEVIGRSYLNRDFINATPKGNGDINELIALLPGVQLSNEAYSIGSLAEISAPEISISGAQPWQTGFSLDGLNYNNRIDPASSSRLSSSSDDVSGGVQSMNVNSDVVESITVYDHNIPAEFGGFSGGIVDSKTKSVFANDSFSFGVRGNQSSWGSYHFIEADQDSSQQNVDQSTLEEPKYEKISYNLRANKQINERHGLMMSVNYLTSDISDLSLGEVKTQSRTNINAIVKYGYRNGWVDALDLTLMYSPYEVDNFITDAKDSDFHLEGGAIGAVAALTEHFDFASWHSNLNFSMSDSSREGPAHFYSWLQAKGKDWGQYADQGDAQTRYSRQGGYGALDNTQYTTSWKNTLDFKTLEFADTEHRIKAGIELIRQEVERERIQNSYSYDSPIIWSSASTPLNCSGYTLDCQALQTTISIDELAAQLGGEIDFNNQAHITAYTNNVTATAQYFNGRLVTPAEYINVTLNRASFYVTDSITLGQLNLNLGMRYEYDDFLANHNIAPRISLGYDVFNDNRTIISAGVNRYYDSAIIGYKVKEQQRFSYREYRPIENGYLQGWLPSNYTGAFKYRFDDVNTPYDDELALGIAHSFEKAGNVSIKYVKRKKHQQFSQVTDEEAGSDGYKYIRMTNEGDGSSERYSISWSAQFGSHSLWANASYAENKVSNDDYNATAENTPLDELVYYVNASGSGELVTLGQLDQIRTNFGTPITGALGWNVDWSNSLSTGLNVTFSDSYTSAVSTGASESIGLEQSCANCPAESTLVDVYEEQEIRARTMLGLSLRYSHNLTKTQSVEIRADISNLLNARTYTVNEGASGIEPGRMFWLGVSYNYD, from the coding sequence ATGCAGACACCGACTACCCTCGCGTGTCTGCTTTTGCTTTCTCAGGGTGTATACGCCGCAGAGCAGCAACAGCAGACCGAACCAAAGCCACAGCCATGTAACGAACTTAAAGATGAGCAAAAAGAGCGCTGTGAAGCACTTGAGCACATTGAAGTAAAAGGCCAGTACATAGGCATAGAAGTACCCGAAGTTATTGGGCGTTCTTATTTAAACCGTGATTTTATAAACGCCACACCTAAAGGCAATGGCGATATAAATGAGCTAATTGCATTGCTCCCTGGCGTGCAGCTAAGTAACGAAGCGTACTCTATTGGTAGCTTAGCTGAGATCAGCGCGCCAGAAATATCAATCTCAGGGGCGCAGCCTTGGCAAACAGGGTTTTCGTTAGATGGGTTAAATTACAATAACCGCATAGATCCAGCAAGCAGCAGCCGATTAAGCTCTTCATCAGACGATGTGTCGGGTGGCGTACAAAGTATGAACGTAAACTCCGATGTAGTTGAATCTATTACTGTTTATGATCATAACATACCGGCTGAATTTGGTGGTTTTTCGGGTGGTATTGTTGATAGTAAAACCAAAAGCGTATTTGCAAACGACAGCTTTAGTTTTGGCGTGCGGGGAAATCAAAGTAGCTGGGGGAGTTATCATTTTATAGAGGCTGATCAAGACAGTTCACAGCAAAATGTTGACCAAAGCACGCTTGAAGAGCCTAAATACGAAAAAATTAGCTATAACCTGCGTGCTAATAAACAAATTAATGAGCGCCATGGCTTAATGATGAGCGTTAATTACTTAACCAGCGACATCAGCGATTTATCGCTAGGGGAAGTAAAAACCCAAAGCAGAACAAACATAAATGCGATTGTGAAGTATGGCTACCGAAATGGCTGGGTAGATGCACTAGATTTAACACTAATGTACTCTCCATACGAAGTTGATAATTTTATAACGGATGCCAAAGACAGTGACTTTCATTTAGAAGGCGGTGCTATTGGCGCCGTTGCGGCATTAACCGAGCATTTTGACTTTGCATCGTGGCACAGTAATCTTAATTTTAGTATGAGTGACAGCAGCCGAGAAGGCCCAGCTCACTTTTATAGCTGGCTACAAGCCAAAGGGAAAGATTGGGGGCAATACGCCGACCAAGGCGATGCGCAAACACGTTACTCTCGCCAAGGGGGGTATGGCGCCCTAGATAATACCCAATACACCACCAGCTGGAAAAACACCCTTGATTTTAAAACGCTGGAGTTTGCAGACACTGAGCACCGCATTAAGGCCGGTATTGAACTTATTCGCCAAGAAGTAGAACGCGAACGTATACAAAATAGCTACAGCTACGACTCCCCTATTATATGGTCTAGCGCGAGTACGCCACTTAACTGCAGCGGTTACACACTTGATTGCCAAGCACTTCAAACCACTATTTCTATTGATGAGTTAGCAGCGCAACTTGGTGGCGAAATTGATTTTAATAATCAAGCGCACATTACTGCCTATACAAATAATGTAACCGCTACAGCGCAGTATTTTAATGGCCGTTTAGTCACCCCAGCCGAATACATTAACGTAACACTTAATCGTGCCTCGTTTTATGTAACCGATAGCATCACATTAGGGCAGCTAAACCTAAACTTAGGTATGCGCTACGAATATGATGACTTTTTAGCCAATCATAATATCGCACCACGTATATCGCTCGGTTACGACGTATTTAACGACAACCGCACTATTATTAGCGCAGGCGTTAACCGCTATTACGACTCTGCCATTATTGGTTATAAAGTCAAAGAGCAGCAGCGTTTTTCATATCGAGAGTACCGCCCTATTGAAAACGGTTACCTGCAAGGGTGGCTACCTTCTAACTATACTGGCGCATTTAAGTACCGCTTTGATGATGTAAACACCCCGTACGATGATGAACTCGCATTAGGTATTGCACATTCATTTGAAAAAGCAGGTAACGTATCGATTAAATATGTAAAACGTAAAAAGCATCAGCAATTTTCTCAGGTTACCGATGAAGAAGCAGGTAGCGATGGCTATAAATATATTCGTATGACCAACGAAGGTGATGGTAGCTCAGAGCGCTATTCTATTTCCTGGAGCGCGCAGTTTGGTAGCCATTCATTATGGGCTAACGCCTCCTACGCTGAAAACAAAGTCTCTAACGATGACTACAATGCCACTGCTGAAAATACCCCCCTTGACGAACTCGTTTACTACGTAAATGCAAGTGGCAGCGGCGAGCTTGTAACGCTTGGACAACTTGATCAAATTCGTACAAACTTTGGCACTCCGATAACCGGTGCGCTAGGTTGGAATGTTGATTGGAGCAATTCATTAAGCACAGGGCTTAACGTAACCTTTAGTGATAGCTACACCAGTGCTGTTAGTACCGGCGCAAGCGAAAGCATAGGCCTTGAACAGAGCTGTGCAAATTGTCCTGCAGAATCAACACTTGTTGATGTATACGAAGAACAAGAAATTCGTGCCAGAACCATGCTAGGCCTTAGCCTGCGCTATAGCCACAACCTAACAAAAACCCAGTCAGTTGAAATAAGAGCAGATATTTCTAACTTGTTGAATGCACGTACTTACACAGTAAACGAAGGCGCATCGGGTATTGAGCCTGGGCGTATGTTTTGGCTAGGAGTTAGCTATAACTATGATTAG